Proteins co-encoded in one Nitrospirota bacterium genomic window:
- a CDS encoding 5-(carboxyamino)imidazole ribonucleotide synthase, producing the protein MKRAVIEPGSVLGVLGGGQLGAMFTLAALRLGYQVAVWDPDPEAPAHRVATHSFPFSFTDQQALARFADLVSVVTYEWENIPAELCRSLEQRKPVRPSSAVLSVIQDRLEQKGFLSSHGFPVPSFAILTSPDQLAPALRQVGYPALCKTATAGYDGKGQWRISREPDVREVERALSKSACPGMRWIVEAFVPFERELSILVVRGSDGQSCTYPLVENEHDEGILRTTKVPAQASSVVAERAAVLARQVVDRLEGVGVFCLELFELSGGELLINEVAPRPHNSGHYTLDACSVSQFEQQVRATCGMPLGEVRLLSPAVMVNLIGEEAAAFVKGAGSRALLAIPGAVLHLYGKPEIRPRRKMGHVTFLGGTLDLALARAQQFRVSFSHER; encoded by the coding sequence TCGGTTATCAGGTCGCAGTCTGGGATCCGGATCCAGAGGCGCCGGCCCATCGTGTCGCCACCCACAGTTTCCCCTTCTCGTTTACCGATCAACAGGCTCTTGCGCGATTCGCTGACCTGGTCAGCGTCGTGACCTATGAATGGGAGAATATCCCCGCGGAGCTCTGTCGTTCGTTGGAACAGCGAAAGCCGGTTCGTCCATCGAGCGCCGTCCTGAGCGTGATTCAGGATCGCCTTGAGCAAAAGGGTTTCCTCTCCTCCCACGGATTCCCCGTTCCCTCCTTCGCGATCCTGACATCTCCCGATCAATTGGCGCCGGCCCTCCGACAGGTCGGGTATCCAGCCCTCTGTAAGACGGCTACGGCTGGTTATGATGGCAAGGGCCAGTGGCGCATTAGCCGGGAGCCCGATGTCCGTGAGGTGGAACGGGCCCTGTCGAAATCCGCTTGCCCCGGCATGCGATGGATCGTGGAGGCCTTTGTCCCGTTTGAACGGGAACTCTCGATCCTGGTGGTCCGTGGATCTGACGGACAGAGTTGCACCTATCCCTTGGTGGAGAATGAACATGACGAGGGGATTCTGCGAACTACCAAGGTGCCGGCCCAGGCTTCTTCAGTGGTGGCAGAGCGGGCGGCTGTGCTGGCGCGTCAGGTGGTGGATCGGCTGGAAGGGGTCGGGGTCTTCTGTCTCGAACTGTTTGAGTTGTCTGGCGGAGAGTTGCTGATCAATGAGGTTGCGCCGCGGCCCCATAACTCAGGCCATTACACGCTCGATGCCTGCAGCGTGTCTCAATTCGAGCAACAGGTTCGTGCGACGTGCGGGATGCCGCTCGGTGAGGTGCGGCTGCTGAGTCCAGCCGTGATGGTGAATCTGATCGGAGAAGAGGCCGCGGCCTTTGTGAAGGGGGCAGGGAGCCGAGCGCTGTTGGCTATTCCCGGTGCAGTACTCCACCTCTATGGCAAGCCGGAAATCCGCCCTCGTCGTAAGATGGGCCATGTCACATTTCTCGGCGGGACGCTCGATCTCGCCCTTGCACGCGCGCAGCAATTCCGCGTCAGTTTTTCGCATGAGCGCTAG
- a CDS encoding phosphoesterase — MAGSRSQHPFAAPPTVVLYHAECADGFGAAWAIRNKFPAARFIPVKHGNPPPEGLQGQRVVIVDFSYTREILDAIAADAQALLVLDHHITAEKALAGLPYAYFDMKKSGAVLAWEWAHDQPAPWLLNYIQDKDLWTWALPSSREISAALASHPFDYQLWSSFQQKDLEQEGRAILRYENELVSKLAAQATLIDFQGAIVPSVQTAILTSQVGERLSAQHPFCVMWHDRDGRRYYSMRSREDGADVGAIAASFGGGGHTHAAGFSVLLGPDGTLPDNPALPRKVIDRRRPPSSS; from the coding sequence ATGGCTGGCTCCCGTTCACAACACCCATTCGCTGCCCCCCCCACGGTCGTCCTCTATCACGCGGAATGCGCCGATGGATTCGGCGCAGCCTGGGCGATCCGGAATAAATTTCCCGCGGCTCGATTCATCCCCGTCAAACATGGGAATCCCCCTCCGGAAGGACTGCAGGGCCAACGAGTCGTCATCGTAGATTTCAGCTATACCCGCGAGATATTGGACGCCATCGCCGCTGACGCGCAGGCCCTTCTCGTCCTCGATCACCACATCACCGCAGAAAAGGCCCTGGCCGGCCTTCCCTATGCCTACTTCGACATGAAAAAGTCCGGAGCGGTCCTGGCCTGGGAATGGGCGCACGATCAGCCGGCGCCCTGGCTCCTCAACTATATCCAAGACAAAGACCTCTGGACCTGGGCCCTCCCCTCCAGCCGTGAAATCAGCGCGGCCCTGGCCTCCCATCCGTTCGATTATCAGCTCTGGAGCAGCTTCCAGCAAAAAGATCTGGAACAGGAGGGACGCGCCATCCTCCGTTATGAAAACGAACTCGTGAGCAAACTCGCGGCGCAGGCCACCTTGATCGACTTTCAGGGAGCCATCGTGCCCTCGGTCCAAACCGCGATCTTGACCAGTCAGGTCGGCGAGCGCCTCTCCGCGCAACATCCGTTCTGCGTCATGTGGCACGATCGCGATGGCCGCCGCTATTACAGTATGCGTTCGCGCGAGGACGGAGCGGACGTGGGAGCCATCGCCGCGTCCTTCGGCGGCGGAGGCCATACGCATGCGGCGGGGTTCTCCGTCCTGCTGGGCCCTGATGGCACCTTGCCGGATAATCCGGCACTGCCACGGAAAGTCATCGACCGTCGCCGCCCTCCCTCCTCGTCGTGA
- a CDS encoding rhomboid family intramembrane serine protease, with protein MIPLHDDNPTELTPVVTIASIVACVLVFLHQISLPAGPDNTFAFQYGAIPALLFGQANLPETVVAIPAYATLLTSMFLHGGWMHLIGNMLYLWVFGNNIEDAMGHAKYALFYLTCGVLAALSHALTDPSSTVPMIGASGAISGVLGAYLLLFPRARVLVLIPGLGITKVAAGFVLGMWFVMQLFSGGMSIGSKGGGVAFFAHIGGFLAGMALIGLFKRKDVPFFAPSHRNRWER; from the coding sequence GTGATCCCCCTCCACGACGATAACCCAACCGAGCTAACACCAGTCGTCACAATCGCGTCCATTGTGGCCTGCGTCCTCGTCTTTCTCCATCAGATCAGCCTCCCTGCCGGACCGGACAACACCTTCGCGTTCCAATACGGGGCGATCCCCGCCCTCCTGTTCGGACAGGCCAACCTCCCGGAGACGGTCGTGGCCATTCCCGCCTATGCAACCTTGCTCACGAGCATGTTTCTCCACGGCGGCTGGATGCACCTCATCGGCAATATGCTGTACCTCTGGGTCTTCGGGAACAACATCGAGGACGCCATGGGCCACGCGAAATATGCCCTCTTCTACCTCACGTGCGGAGTCCTCGCCGCCTTGAGCCACGCCCTGACCGATCCCTCTTCGACGGTCCCCATGATCGGAGCCAGCGGCGCCATTTCCGGTGTCCTAGGCGCTTATCTATTGTTGTTCCCGCGAGCTCGCGTGCTGGTCCTGATACCGGGACTAGGCATCACGAAGGTGGCCGCGGGTTTCGTCCTCGGCATGTGGTTCGTGATGCAACTCTTCAGCGGGGGCATGAGTATCGGCAGTAAGGGAGGCGGCGTGGCCTTCTTCGCCCATATCGGCGGGTTTCTCGCAGGAATGGCGCTGATCGGTCTGTTCAAACGGAAGGACGTGCCATTCTTCGCGCCAAGCCACAGAAACAGATGGGAACGCTAG